A stretch of Deinococcus roseus DNA encodes these proteins:
- a CDS encoding cytochrome ubiquinol oxidase subunit I has product MDALLLSRWQFGITTLYHFLFVPLTLGLSFMVAIFHSIYYRTENTAYKDLAKFFGKLFVINFALGVATGIVQEFQFGMNWSEYSRFVGDIFGIPLAIEALMAFFLESTFLGLWIFGWGRLPKWVHLASIWLVALGSTLSAIWVLVANAWMQMPVGYALQNGKPVLTDIFAVVMSEQVQSQIPHTLVGGYITGGLFVLGISAYHMLKKNRPEFFQKSFQLALIFTTVFAVMAATTGHKQAQHVAENQPMKLAAMEALWKTEEPASFSLFAIIDQQKGESFREIRLPLLLSVLAHNNTTGEVKGIEELQKALEAKYGPGNYIPPVAVLYWAFRIMVGLGMGFILLGFWGLWSWWRGTLLNNRLLLTFSLIMLFAPYIANSAGWVVTEMGRQPWVVYGLLKTVDGVSPNVSSAFVWISMLGFTLIYGLLAVVDVVMLRRYALAVPVEDADSRDAKVPVSAQIAEVK; this is encoded by the coding sequence ATGGATGCATTGCTGCTTTCCCGCTGGCAATTTGGAATCACCACCCTGTACCACTTTCTGTTTGTGCCGCTCACCCTGGGGCTTTCTTTCATGGTTGCGATTTTTCACAGCATTTATTACCGCACAGAGAACACCGCCTATAAAGACCTCGCCAAATTTTTCGGGAAACTTTTCGTCATCAATTTTGCACTGGGTGTGGCCACAGGCATTGTGCAGGAATTTCAGTTCGGCATGAACTGGAGCGAATACTCCCGCTTTGTCGGAGACATCTTCGGGATTCCGCTGGCCATTGAAGCCCTGATGGCCTTCTTTCTGGAATCCACTTTTCTGGGCTTGTGGATTTTTGGCTGGGGCAGGCTCCCGAAATGGGTGCACCTTGCCAGCATCTGGCTGGTGGCGCTGGGGTCCACCCTGTCCGCCATCTGGGTTCTGGTGGCCAACGCCTGGATGCAGATGCCCGTGGGATATGCCCTTCAGAACGGTAAACCTGTGCTGACAGACATTTTCGCGGTGGTGATGAGCGAGCAGGTGCAGAGCCAGATTCCCCACACCCTGGTGGGTGGGTACATCACCGGAGGGCTGTTTGTGCTGGGCATCAGCGCTTACCACATGCTGAAAAAGAACCGGCCAGAGTTTTTTCAGAAGTCTTTCCAACTGGCCCTGATTTTCACCACGGTGTTTGCTGTGATGGCTGCCACCACCGGACACAAGCAGGCCCAGCACGTGGCAGAAAACCAGCCCATGAAACTGGCCGCCATGGAAGCCCTCTGGAAAACCGAGGAACCTGCCAGCTTTTCTCTGTTTGCCATCATCGACCAGCAGAAAGGGGAATCTTTCCGGGAAATCAGGCTGCCCCTCTTGCTGAGCGTGCTGGCCCACAACAACACCACCGGAGAGGTCAAGGGCATTGAGGAACTGCAAAAAGCCCTGGAAGCCAAATATGGTCCTGGAAACTACATTCCTCCTGTGGCCGTGCTGTACTGGGCTTTCCGCATCATGGTGGGTCTGGGGATGGGGTTCATCCTGCTGGGTTTCTGGGGACTGTGGTCCTGGTGGAGGGGCACCTTGCTGAACAACCGCCTGCTGCTGACCTTCAGCCTGATCATGCTGTTTGCCCCTTACATTGCCAACAGTGCTGGCTGGGTGGTCACCGAGATGGGCAGGCAACCCTGGGTGGTGTATGGCCTTTTAAAAACCGTGGATGGGGTCTCCCCCAACGTCAGCAGCGCATTTGTGTGGATCAGCATGCTGGGGTTCACCCTGATTTACGGATTGCTGGCAGTGGTGGATGTTGTGATGCTCAGAAGGTATGCCCTGGCCGTTCCAGTGGAAGATGCGGATTCCAGGGATGCAAAAGTCCCTGTCTCTGCCCAGATTGCGGAGGTGAAATGA
- a CDS encoding SBBP repeat-containing protein, which translates to MKSIQTFTLLVSLGLLAACGSAPQVSSSTPQAKVQKQVATKAPSRLKDAQGNLKVLNYATFYATPTSADLDELQKRDISFVQPNAVSNEQIQALQTIGYAISYLSIGEIGIYNTYYINGQPKYGWELLGWSNSDPNNHTITGTPVIPQSWVVGLNKSFQAPMLDLSNSAARAFLVSQAQYLWGRQFDGLFLDTADDAEFFGTGTPSVQFENEGLILYAGRPTYAQMRAGYIATIKALREAYPGGILVQNGGFDLVLDSENSGDGTEGYIDGVMHEVATTRYLPPSGNPTNPTLNGANYLSWTSYYAMTPEPQRTADQNYRINRDQHADAYKNRGGVVFAQDFATSDRTDLACLSYEVSRSHGWIPAYSDAYFQKLYTFPNSTAQIRAYTGCANYTYTTASDFSVVFQPRVVSAKPGTSTSTTLNVGAVNGYTSPVSLRLGKLPAGVTGSFTSTQVTPGPTTQVGLTLNVASTTALKTYIVPVIATSAGNSMRYDLRLNVVNVNGESVWIANAGNGTVAAYDSQSTLTSTSTENRKASSISQPYDIAVAADGTQFVVENVGNPAAPQPAGRVLKYAPYSLSEPLQTLTGLNYPTSAALDSVGNLWVVSSALDWSGAVRGTPRISRFASNATTETSGFNFPASTYGYPFRAAVDSQNRLWVTTTYGLVTMFATPLTSNGAAPDLVWQLTGLNPKGLTFDGQGNLYVVGNTGSSSKAVKLSTTSLTLSPYTANADSRILSTYTSNLYSPFDVDVDVLGNLWVVNSTNSAGTGAGSVVRFPAVSGTPSSTPNLILNQSTQYTLGIAVSNPL; encoded by the coding sequence GTGAAGTCCATCCAAACATTCACCCTGCTCGTCAGCCTTGGTCTGCTCGCTGCCTGTGGATCTGCGCCACAAGTCTCTTCCAGCACCCCCCAGGCGAAAGTCCAGAAACAGGTGGCCACCAAAGCCCCCTCCCGCCTGAAAGATGCCCAGGGCAACCTGAAAGTGCTGAACTACGCCACGTTCTATGCCACCCCCACCAGCGCAGACCTGGACGAACTGCAAAAACGGGACATCTCCTTTGTGCAGCCCAATGCCGTCAGCAACGAGCAAATCCAGGCATTGCAGACCATCGGTTACGCCATTTCTTACCTGTCCATTGGCGAGATCGGGATTTACAACACCTACTACATCAATGGCCAGCCCAAATACGGCTGGGAACTGCTGGGATGGAGCAACAGCGATCCCAACAACCACACCATCACCGGAACCCCCGTGATTCCCCAGTCCTGGGTGGTGGGCCTCAACAAGAGCTTCCAGGCCCCCATGCTGGACCTCAGCAATTCTGCAGCCCGTGCTTTCCTGGTGTCTCAGGCGCAGTACCTGTGGGGCAGGCAGTTTGATGGTCTTTTCCTGGACACCGCAGACGATGCCGAATTTTTTGGAACCGGCACCCCCAGCGTTCAATTTGAAAACGAGGGTCTGATCCTGTATGCAGGCCGTCCCACCTACGCCCAGATGCGGGCCGGTTACATCGCCACCATCAAGGCGCTCAGGGAAGCCTATCCCGGCGGCATTCTGGTGCAAAACGGTGGTTTTGACCTGGTGCTGGACAGCGAAAACAGCGGAGACGGCACCGAGGGTTACATCGACGGTGTGATGCACGAGGTGGCCACCACCCGCTACCTGCCCCCATCGGGCAACCCCACCAACCCCACCCTGAACGGGGCCAACTACCTGAGCTGGACCTCTTACTACGCCATGACCCCCGAACCCCAGCGCACGGCAGACCAGAACTACCGCATCAACCGGGACCAGCATGCAGATGCCTACAAGAACAGAGGGGGCGTGGTTTTCGCGCAGGATTTTGCCACTTCAGACCGCACCGATCTGGCCTGCCTGTCCTACGAGGTTTCCCGTTCCCACGGCTGGATTCCTGCCTACTCTGATGCTTACTTCCAGAAGCTCTACACCTTCCCCAACAGCACGGCACAGATCCGGGCCTACACAGGTTGCGCCAACTACACCTACACCACCGCCAGTGACTTCTCTGTGGTCTTCCAGCCCCGTGTGGTGAGCGCAAAACCCGGAACCTCCACCAGCACCACCCTGAACGTCGGGGCCGTGAACGGCTACACCAGCCCGGTTTCCCTGCGGCTGGGCAAATTGCCTGCTGGCGTCACTGGAAGCTTCACCAGCACCCAGGTCACCCCTGGCCCCACCACCCAGGTGGGCCTGACCCTGAATGTTGCCAGCACCACGGCTTTAAAGACCTACATTGTGCCCGTGATTGCCACCAGTGCCGGAAACAGCATGCGTTATGATCTCAGGCTCAATGTGGTCAATGTCAATGGAGAAAGCGTCTGGATCGCCAATGCTGGCAACGGAACCGTGGCTGCTTACGATTCCCAGAGCACCCTGACCAGCACCAGCACGGAAAACCGCAAGGCCTCCAGCATTTCCCAGCCCTACGACATCGCAGTGGCTGCAGATGGCACGCAGTTCGTGGTGGAAAACGTGGGCAATCCTGCCGCGCCCCAACCTGCAGGGCGCGTCCTGAAATACGCGCCTTACAGCCTCAGTGAACCCCTGCAAACCCTGACTGGACTGAATTACCCCACCAGTGCCGCCCTGGACAGCGTGGGCAACCTCTGGGTGGTCAGCAGTGCCCTGGACTGGTCTGGCGCAGTGCGCGGCACCCCCAGAATCAGCCGCTTTGCCAGCAACGCCACCACCGAGACTTCAGGCTTCAACTTCCCAGCCAGCACCTACGGTTACCCTTTCCGTGCCGCTGTGGACAGCCAGAACCGCCTGTGGGTCACCACCACCTACGGCCTGGTCACCATGTTTGCCACGCCCCTGACCTCCAACGGAGCTGCCCCCGATCTGGTCTGGCAACTGACCGGACTGAACCCCAAAGGCCTGACCTTTGACGGGCAGGGCAACCTGTATGTGGTGGGCAACACTGGAAGCAGCAGCAAGGCCGTGAAACTCAGCACCACCAGCCTGACCCTCAGCCCATACACCGCCAATGCAGATTCCCGCATCCTGAGCACCTACACCAGCAACCTCTACAGCCCCTTCGATGTGGATGTGGATGTGCTCGGCAACCTGTGGGTGGTCAACTCCACCAACAGCGCAGGTACTGGAGCAGGCAGTGTGGTGAGGTTCCCCGCCGTCTCTGGCACCCCCTCCAGCACCCCCAACCTCATCCTGAACCAATCCACGCAATATACGCTGGGAATTGCAGTCTCGAACCCGCTTTAA
- a CDS encoding SIS domain-containing protein has product MNVTEQSIYEQFSFWKSALAIELPVLNPEKLTIVVGCGTSFYLAQTASALLNRHGFRSQPVAGSEWTHHASSYTPETVQILALSRSGESTETIEAVEYSKVKGYPVIGITCEKGSTLERISDFPVYAATHVREGIVMTSSASLMLLLSLRLAGIQVSEADVDRAEDFLHEASTQLDRLLQDRSHFVYLGGGQFYGIANEGALKLQEMSLSYTQAYHPLEYRHGPITLVDERTLTVLLYNAETHALETRLTGDLQSKGARVIGFGGPGDLSLPYPTENPEVAPLLALPVLQLMGERVAQLKGLDTTQPRHLTKVVVLS; this is encoded by the coding sequence ATGAACGTCACCGAACAGAGCATTTACGAACAGTTTTCCTTCTGGAAATCCGCCCTTGCCATCGAGCTTCCCGTGCTCAATCCAGAAAAACTGACCATTGTGGTCGGATGTGGCACCTCTTTTTACCTGGCCCAGACCGCCAGTGCACTGCTGAACCGCCACGGGTTCCGTTCCCAGCCGGTTGCAGGCAGCGAGTGGACCCATCACGCCAGCAGTTACACCCCTGAAACCGTGCAAATTCTGGCCCTCTCCCGCAGCGGCGAATCCACCGAAACCATCGAGGCCGTGGAGTACAGCAAGGTGAAAGGTTACCCCGTCATCGGGATCACCTGCGAAAAGGGCAGCACCCTGGAGCGCATCAGCGACTTCCCGGTTTACGCTGCCACCCACGTCAGAGAGGGCATCGTGATGACCTCCTCTGCCAGCCTGATGCTCCTGCTGTCTTTGCGTCTGGCCGGAATCCAGGTCTCGGAGGCAGATGTGGACCGGGCCGAGGATTTCCTGCACGAAGCTTCCACCCAGCTGGACCGCCTGTTGCAGGACCGCTCCCACTTTGTTTACCTGGGAGGAGGTCAGTTTTACGGCATTGCCAACGAGGGTGCCCTCAAGCTGCAGGAAATGAGCCTCAGTTACACCCAGGCCTACCACCCGCTGGAGTACCGCCACGGCCCCATCACCCTGGTGGATGAACGCACCCTGACTGTGCTGCTGTACAACGCTGAAACGCACGCCCTGGAAACCAGATTGACCGGAGACCTGCAGAGCAAAGGGGCAAGGGTGATTGGTTTTGGAGGCCCTGGCGACCTCTCCCTCCCCTACCCCACCGAAAACCCCGAAGTGGCCCCTCTGCTGGCCCTGCCTGTGCTGCAACTCATGGGTGAACGGGTGGCGCAACTGAAAGGCCTGGACACCACCCAGCCCCGTCACCTGACCAAAGTGGTGGTGCTGTCATGA
- the melA gene encoding alpha-galactosidase: protein MNKIVILGAGSAVFAQQMVTDVLCIEGLDTGEFALVDIDPVRLELAHQLAELAVQKSGKNFRVTATTNRLQALPGTDFVISCIEVSGLENVQYDYEIPLKYGVDQCIGDTIGPGGLFKFLRTAPSWLTILKDIERLCPKAVVMNYTNPMSALVLLATRATDLQVIGLCHSVQGTAQQISEYIGVPYQKLRYQCGGINHLSWFTKLEVDGQDVYPELLKVAQNPKIYEQDPVRFEMLLHLGAFTTESSGHVSEYTPYFRKRPDLIQKHTRAGYRGESGYYAHHWPHWRSYHDRHARETIAKGAEALELERSHEFGSQVVEAITLNRPQVIHGNVKNTGLIENLPQSGCVEVACLLDHNGIQPTHFGRLPEHLAALDRAHMTFHEMAVQAVLEQDREAAVHALMLDPLTAAVCSLSEARSLFDELAEAQKAYLPRFMAGGAKAALAD, encoded by the coding sequence ATGAACAAGATCGTCATTCTGGGCGCAGGAAGCGCCGTTTTTGCACAGCAGATGGTCACCGATGTGCTGTGCATTGAAGGGCTGGACACCGGCGAATTCGCCCTGGTGGACATTGATCCGGTCAGGCTGGAACTGGCCCACCAGCTGGCAGAACTGGCCGTCCAGAAATCCGGCAAGAATTTCCGGGTGACGGCCACCACCAACCGCCTGCAGGCCCTGCCCGGAACAGATTTCGTGATCTCCTGCATTGAGGTTTCCGGTCTGGAAAACGTGCAGTATGACTACGAGATTCCCCTCAAATACGGGGTGGACCAGTGCATCGGAGACACCATCGGACCGGGAGGACTGTTTAAATTTTTGCGCACCGCCCCAAGCTGGCTGACCATCCTGAAAGACATTGAACGCCTCTGCCCGAAAGCCGTGGTGATGAATTACACCAACCCCATGAGTGCCCTGGTTTTGCTGGCCACCCGTGCCACAGACCTGCAGGTGATTGGGCTTTGTCACAGCGTGCAGGGAACCGCCCAGCAGATCTCCGAGTACATCGGGGTGCCTTACCAGAAACTGCGTTACCAGTGCGGGGGCATCAACCACCTGAGCTGGTTCACCAAACTGGAGGTGGATGGGCAGGACGTTTACCCGGAGTTGCTCAAAGTCGCCCAGAACCCGAAGATCTACGAGCAGGACCCTGTGCGGTTTGAAATGCTGCTGCATCTGGGGGCCTTCACCACCGAATCCAGCGGGCATGTCTCTGAATACACCCCTTACTTCAGAAAAAGACCCGACCTGATCCAGAAGCACACCCGTGCAGGCTACCGCGGCGAAAGCGGCTATTACGCCCACCACTGGCCCCACTGGCGCTCCTACCACGACAGGCACGCCAGAGAAACCATCGCAAAAGGGGCAGAGGCACTGGAACTGGAACGCAGCCACGAATTCGGCTCTCAGGTGGTCGAGGCCATCACGCTGAACCGCCCACAGGTCATTCACGGAAATGTGAAAAACACCGGCCTGATCGAGAACCTGCCACAAAGCGGCTGTGTGGAAGTGGCCTGCCTGCTGGACCACAACGGCATCCAACCCACCCACTTTGGCCGCCTGCCTGAGCATCTGGCTGCACTGGACCGTGCCCACATGACCTTCCATGAAATGGCCGTGCAGGCCGTGCTGGAACAGGACCGTGAAGCCGCCGTGCACGCCCTGATGCTGGACCCCCTCACTGCTGCCGTGTGCTCCCTTTCTGAAGCCCGCAGCCTTTTTGATGAACTGGCCGAGGCGCAGAAGGCGTATTTGCCACGGTTTATGGCAGGTGGGGCGAAGGCTGCACTTGCCGATTGA
- a CDS encoding endo alpha-1,4 polygalactosaminidase: MKKMALLTFSVTMVACSQTLSQTSISEQAVPNIFASPQVPRTWDYRIAQVLTSSVSQVVSQDAWNATPSSVTSLHNASRAVLCYFSAGTWEYDNFTRLNINKVLTNGSGSVAEAQAVATAIKAGKTSYTYGGQTRQMIGDQLTFKKLAGSQLPGWDEYVYKLAGFTASSNTAEHILLRRIMTEHMQRVKTLGCEAIEPDNIDAYANVSGISSTDQYNYNVWLASTAHNLGMKILQKNDLGQIADGAADVPSGKVGLAKVFDGIINEECFQYQECGEMKPFKDLNKPIFVRQYLVSNCSTYQSAKYSSSDIRTRLQVAAALHLNVSGSKYDNGGSPDANANPTTCAFGSW; encoded by the coding sequence ATGAAAAAAATGGCCCTTCTGACCTTCAGCGTGACCATGGTGGCCTGTTCCCAGACCCTCTCCCAGACTTCCATTTCTGAGCAGGCCGTTCCCAACATCTTCGCCTCGCCTCAGGTGCCCAGAACCTGGGATTACCGCATTGCCCAGGTGCTCACCAGTTCTGTTTCTCAGGTGGTCAGTCAGGACGCCTGGAACGCCACCCCCAGCAGCGTCACCAGTTTGCACAATGCCTCCAGAGCGGTGCTGTGCTACTTCAGTGCTGGCACCTGGGAATATGACAATTTCACCCGACTGAACATCAACAAGGTGCTGACCAATGGTTCGGGCAGTGTGGCAGAAGCACAGGCTGTTGCCACGGCCATCAAAGCAGGAAAAACCAGTTACACCTATGGCGGCCAGACCCGGCAGATGATCGGAGACCAGCTGACCTTCAAGAAGCTGGCAGGCAGTCAGCTTCCGGGCTGGGATGAGTATGTGTACAAGCTGGCTGGTTTCACGGCCAGCAGCAACACTGCAGAACACATCCTGCTCAGGCGCATCATGACCGAGCACATGCAGCGGGTCAAAACCCTGGGCTGTGAGGCCATCGAACCGGACAACATCGATGCTTATGCCAATGTTTCAGGCATTTCCAGCACCGACCAGTACAACTACAACGTCTGGCTGGCCAGCACTGCGCACAATCTGGGCATGAAGATCCTGCAGAAAAACGACCTCGGACAGATTGCCGATGGTGCTGCAGATGTGCCCTCTGGCAAGGTGGGTCTGGCAAAAGTCTTCGATGGGATCATCAACGAAGAATGCTTCCAGTATCAGGAATGTGGGGAGATGAAACCCTTCAAGGACCTGAACAAGCCCATCTTTGTGCGGCAGTACCTGGTGTCCAATTGCAGCACCTACCAGAGCGCAAAGTACAGCAGCAGCGACATCCGCACCCGTTTACAGGTGGCTGCGGCCCTGCACCTTAATGTCTCCGGGTCAAAGTACGACAACGGAGGATCGCCAGATGCCAACGCCAATCCAACGACTTGCGCGTTTGGGTCCTGGTGA
- a CDS encoding Gfo/Idh/MocA family protein translates to MTEPIQALLLGAGSRGYDVFARWALEHPESLKFVAVADPDPGKRQRMMEEHGIPLNHAFANWQDALNANLPIQAVVNALPDHLHEESATRVMQKGYHQLLEKPITNNLSGAVRIAEAAEASGKVLMLAYVLRYTPFFSTIHDVVQSGQLGEVTHFEWSENVSSIHYSHSFVRGNWSNTEKSSPMILAKCSHDLDQLSWILPKRIKHLSSFGSLLHFREENKPEGAPKRCLDGCPAAETCAFHAAKIYLTEYVSWPVNVISTDMSLDGRIKALQEGPYGVCVYQSDNDVVDHQVVMFELAGGGSGTLAMHGHSGEEGRYVRIDGTKATLRAVFTDRKQEIWLEPHTFETSYLTGGHQIPIQAPSGTAGMGHGGGDDGVCQAFVQAVQNGTIEPTSQYLESQYLAFAIEEARNQRSMVNMEEFRERAAVRALQV, encoded by the coding sequence ATGACCGAACCCATTCAGGCCCTACTTCTAGGCGCAGGCAGCCGCGGTTACGACGTGTTTGCCCGCTGGGCGCTGGAGCATCCAGAAAGCCTCAAATTCGTTGCTGTGGCAGACCCTGATCCTGGCAAACGCCAGCGCATGATGGAAGAGCACGGGATTCCTTTGAATCATGCTTTCGCAAACTGGCAGGATGCCCTGAACGCCAATTTGCCCATCCAGGCGGTGGTGAATGCCCTTCCAGACCACCTGCATGAGGAGAGCGCCACCAGAGTCATGCAGAAGGGATACCATCAGCTTCTGGAAAAGCCCATCACCAACAACCTTTCTGGAGCCGTTCGCATTGCAGAGGCTGCAGAGGCTTCTGGCAAGGTCCTGATGCTGGCTTATGTGCTCAGGTACACCCCGTTTTTCTCCACGATTCATGATGTGGTGCAGTCTGGTCAACTTGGCGAGGTGACCCACTTCGAGTGGTCCGAGAACGTCTCCTCCATTCACTATTCCCATTCTTTTGTGCGGGGCAACTGGTCCAACACCGAGAAATCCAGCCCGATGATCCTGGCGAAATGCTCCCACGACCTAGACCAGCTCTCCTGGATTCTGCCCAAACGCATCAAGCACCTGTCCAGTTTTGGTTCTTTGCTGCACTTCAGGGAAGAGAACAAACCCGAAGGTGCCCCGAAGCGCTGTCTGGATGGCTGTCCTGCTGCAGAAACCTGCGCTTTCCATGCTGCCAAAATCTACCTGACCGAGTATGTGAGCTGGCCCGTCAATGTGATCAGCACAGACATGTCGCTCGATGGCCGCATCAAAGCCCTGCAGGAAGGCCCTTATGGGGTCTGTGTGTACCAGTCTGACAACGATGTGGTGGACCACCAGGTGGTGATGTTTGAACTCGCTGGTGGAGGCTCAGGCACCCTGGCCATGCATGGACACTCTGGCGAAGAGGGCCGTTACGTGCGAATTGACGGCACAAAAGCGACGCTCAGGGCGGTGTTCACAGACCGCAAACAGGAAATCTGGCTGGAACCCCACACCTTCGAGACCTCCTACCTGACTGGAGGGCACCAGATCCCCATTCAGGCCCCCAGTGGCACTGCAGGCATGGGTCACGGCGGCGGCGACGATGGGGTCTGTCAGGCTTTCGTGCAGGCCGTCCAGAACGGGACCATCGAACCCACCAGCCAGTACCTGGAAAGCCAGTACCTGGCCTTCGCCATTGAAGAGGCCCGCAACCAGAGAAGCATGGTGAACATGGAAGAATTCCGGGAGCGGGCTGCGGTGAGGGCACTGCAGGTTTAG
- a CDS encoding 1-phosphofructokinase family hexose kinase, producing the protein MIIALTPNPCIDRVLHLDRKMTPHSLHRVTESFEYAGGKGVNLARVVRVLGGEVLLAGFLGGFNGLKFRHLMQQEGLDGVFLELQGETRECQILLDGSDQPTEVNEKGLTVGKADWQKLLTKLPAGKLAICGSLPPGDSLEHFGAILSSLPSKPVVDTSGKALDLALSAGVLLCKPNGHELAAIAGAPISTMTEAFEAASELYQTFNTPILLTLGAQGAALVTETVQHVQAPKVKVKNPIGAGDSLLGAYLWATEQGYAPEHALRWGVAAGAECARKGGTAFVTREGITELYQQTQNLQLS; encoded by the coding sequence ATGATCATCGCGCTCACCCCCAATCCCTGCATTGACCGGGTGCTGCACCTGGACCGCAAAATGACCCCCCACAGCCTGCACCGGGTCACGGAATCTTTTGAGTACGCCGGGGGAAAAGGGGTCAATCTGGCCCGCGTGGTGCGGGTGCTGGGCGGCGAGGTGTTGCTGGCCGGTTTTCTGGGCGGCTTCAACGGCCTGAAGTTCCGCCACTTGATGCAGCAGGAAGGTCTGGATGGGGTTTTTCTGGAATTGCAGGGAGAAACCCGCGAATGCCAGATCCTGCTGGACGGTTCCGACCAGCCCACAGAAGTCAATGAAAAAGGCTTAACCGTAGGCAAGGCAGACTGGCAGAAGCTGCTGACAAAACTGCCTGCTGGGAAACTGGCCATCTGCGGCAGCCTGCCCCCTGGAGATTCTTTAGAGCATTTCGGGGCCATCCTGAGCAGCTTGCCTTCAAAACCCGTGGTGGACACCAGCGGCAAAGCCCTGGACCTCGCCCTCTCTGCAGGGGTACTGCTGTGCAAACCCAACGGGCATGAACTGGCCGCCATTGCAGGAGCACCCATCAGCACCATGACAGAGGCTTTTGAAGCTGCCTCTGAACTCTACCAGACCTTTAATACCCCCATTCTGCTGACGCTGGGCGCACAGGGAGCCGCACTGGTGACCGAAACCGTTCAGCATGTGCAGGCCCCAAAGGTGAAAGTCAAAAACCCCATCGGGGCCGGAGACAGCCTGCTGGGAGCCTATTTGTGGGCCACCGAACAGGGTTATGCCCCTGAGCATGCCCTGCGCTGGGGTGTGGCTGCCGGAGCAGAATGTGCCCGCAAAGGTGGAACGGCTTTCGTGACCCGTGAAGGCATCACCGAGCTGTACCAGCAAACCCAGAACCTGCAACTGTCCTGA
- a CDS encoding class II fructose-bisphosphate aldolase yields the protein MTAALRLKPKNRAAALLAHAREHRYAIGAFNAVNMETAEAIVQAAELEKAPVILQVSENAARYAGLEHLTAICQSLREHASIPVILHFDHAETLESALTAVALGFDMVMLEGGDLDLDGNAKRLKLLSKTAHALGVAVEGEFEVTQKGEREATHLSASALSEFMKVSGVDAVAVDIGTSHKQTEKTAKLDISHLRELSHQTGAPLVLHGSSGATPEDLRIAIHEGISKVNVATELMLEFTRGVREQLADPKLYDARKYLGYAREVMTQRVRTLIQTFGSSGQVL from the coding sequence ATGACTGCGGCCCTCAGACTGAAACCCAAAAACCGCGCTGCTGCGCTGCTGGCCCACGCCCGTGAGCACCGTTACGCCATCGGGGCCTTCAATGCCGTGAACATGGAAACTGCGGAAGCCATCGTGCAGGCGGCAGAACTGGAAAAAGCCCCTGTGATCCTGCAGGTCTCCGAGAACGCCGCAAGGTACGCAGGTCTGGAACACCTGACCGCCATTTGCCAGAGCCTGAGGGAACACGCCTCCATTCCGGTGATCCTGCACTTTGACCATGCCGAAACCCTGGAAAGCGCCCTGACCGCCGTGGCCCTGGGTTTTGACATGGTGATGCTGGAAGGCGGAGACCTCGACCTGGACGGCAACGCAAAGCGCCTGAAGCTGCTGTCCAAGACCGCCCACGCTCTGGGTGTGGCCGTGGAGGGCGAGTTTGAAGTCACCCAGAAAGGCGAACGCGAAGCCACCCACCTGAGTGCCAGTGCCCTATCCGAGTTCATGAAGGTCTCCGGGGTGGATGCTGTTGCTGTAGACATCGGGACCAGCCACAAACAGACCGAGAAAACCGCAAAACTGGACATCTCCCACCTGCGGGAACTTTCCCACCAGACAGGTGCTCCCCTGGTGCTGCACGGATCAAGCGGGGCCACCCCCGAGGACCTGCGCATTGCCATTCATGAAGGCATCTCCAAAGTGAATGTTGCCACCGAACTGATGCTGGAATTCACCCGTGGCGTGCGGGAACAGCTTGCAGACCCCAAACTGTACGATGCCCGCAAATACCTGGGTTATGCCCGTGAAGTGATGACCCAGCGCGTGCGCACCCTGATTCAGACGTTTGGGAGCAGTGGGCAGGTTCTATGA